Within the Flavobacterium sp. N502536 genome, the region CTATTCATTGCTAAGAACCACAATCCAAAGTTCTGATTTTAGCAGTGGAAGCTATTCTTATATCAAAGAAGGAGATAAAGATTTAAAAACGTTTTCGATTGATCACGACAAGCAATATCGCATTCCTTTAATAAAACAGGCTATAAAAACGGCCGGAGGAAAACTCACCACTTATGCAGCTCCCTGGTCGCCAAATGCTTTTATGAAAAGCAATAAAGACGTTTTAAAAGGCGGAACCTTACTGCCGGAATACTATCAGAGCTGGGCCAACTTTTATGTCAAATTTATAAAAGCCTATGAAAAAGAAGGAATCCCAATTTGGGGAACTTCTACTCAAAATGAGCCGATGGCGGTTCAGAAATGGGAATCGTGTATTTATACCGCTGAGGAAGAAAGAGACTTTATTAAAAATTTCCTTGGACCAACTTTAAAAAAGGAGCAATTAAGTAAGGTTAAAATTATTGCCTGGGACCACAATCGCGATTTAATGAATTACAGAGCAAATGTGATTTATACCGATCCCGAAGCATCAAAATATGTATGGGGAATGGGGTTTCACTGGTACGAAAACTGGTCTGGAGGAGCATCCATGTTTGACAACGTAGCAAAAGTAAATGAAGCCTATCCTGACAAAGGATTGTTGTTTACAGAAGGCTGTGTCGAAAAATTTGATGCTAAAAAATATCAATTTTGGGGCAATGGCGAACGATATGGCATTTCGATGATTAATGATTTTAACAATGGAACGGCCGGATGGACCGACTGGAACATTCTTTTAGATCAAAATGGAGGGCCTAACCATGTGGGGAATTTTTGTTTTTCACCTATTCATGCCGATACTACAACCGGAGAATTAATTTACACCCCATCTTATTATTACATCGGGCATTTTTCAAAATTCATTCACTTAAATGCCGTAAGAGTAAGTTCTGCCGTAAGCAGAAGCGCTTTGTTAAGTACGTCATTTTTAAATACAGATGGCACAATGGCAACAGTGGTCATGAATCAGACAGACAAAGAAGTGACCTACAATTTAATCATAGGTG harbors:
- a CDS encoding glycoside hydrolase family 30 protein codes for the protein MFSLSAFAQQSKTKKEFTTNGKKITVYTTAENSNLRLASTANLTFSSAKQPLEIEASVFVEPSKKFQTFMGIGGAITDASAEVFAKLPKEKQTEFLNAYYDKQKGIGYSLLRTTIQSSDFSSGSYSYIKEGDKDLKTFSIDHDKQYRIPLIKQAIKTAGGKLTTYAAPWSPNAFMKSNKDVLKGGTLLPEYYQSWANFYVKFIKAYEKEGIPIWGTSTQNEPMAVQKWESCIYTAEEERDFIKNFLGPTLKKEQLSKVKIIAWDHNRDLMNYRANVIYTDPEASKYVWGMGFHWYENWSGGASMFDNVAKVNEAYPDKGLLFTEGCVEKFDAKKYQFWGNGERYGISMINDFNNGTAGWTDWNILLDQNGGPNHVGNFCFSPIHADTTTGELIYTPSYYYIGHFSKFIHLNAVRVSSAVSRSALLSTSFLNTDGTMATVVMNQTDKEVTYNLIIGAEQAAVKIPAHAIQTLVY